Part of the Juglans regia cultivar Chandler chromosome 14, Walnut 2.0, whole genome shotgun sequence genome, ATCAGTTGCAACTGTAGCCCCTGACAAGGAAACCGGTCGTCTGTAATGGTCCCTGCGTTTACTTCTTCCGTGCCTTGTTGCGATTAACTCGGATAATTTTTCGACCAGACTTGTCCCCGCCACCAGCACCCACTGAGAAGCTCCCTCCTAAACTGTTTGTAGCCTGAAATGGAGGCTGGTTCTGTGAGGTGGCTGAGCTCTGTTGGGCTCCAAATTGAAATGGATTATTGGGTGCTGATGGAGTTGTTGAACCAAACACAAAGCTGGATTGAGGAGGTGAGACGAGAGGTTGACCAAATACTGGAACTGTAGGCGTGGGTGCTTGAAAGGTATCCTCCGCCATGCTGTCCTCCATATTCATTTGATCATTATTTCCTGAGGAAGCTGAATTAAATGTGAAGCCTGAATTAGGGTTACCAAAGACAGGCTGTGATGAGGGAACAGCCATAGCCGAAGTGAATGAGAAAGTGGGGCCAGATGATGCACCAATAGACGATCCAAATACAACAGGTGCACTGCCAGTAACAGAAGCAGAAGGTGTAGATGCTGCAAATGAAAACCCAGTCAAGGGAGATGTAGCtgctgcagcagctgtgaaggGAAACACCGTTGAGGATGATTTAGCAGCACCAGAAGCTGTAGATGCTGGGAAGGAAAACACAGATGAGGGTAACGTAGTTGCAGGAACAGAAGCTGTAGATGCTGGGAAGGAAAACACAGATGAGGGTAACGTAGTTACAGGAACAGAAGCTGTAGATGCTGGGAAGGAAAAGCCAGTTGAGGGGGTTGTAGTTGCAGCAACAGAAGCTGTTGATGCTGAGAAGGACGAACCGGCTGAGGCGGATATAGAGTTAATTGCTGAACCAAAAATAGGAGGCTTTGTAGGCAGCCAACTGGAACCAAACAAGCTTGAAGTAGAACCATCAATGGCACTACTGGAGTTTGCCTCATGAGAGGAAGCAGAACCTGAACTGAAAAGTTTAGCAGTAGTAGAAGCAGAAAACAGGGAACTACCAGAAGAGAAAGCTGTATTCCCAGCCAATCCAAACGAGGGCACAGATGAACTGAATTGCACGGGCATGCTGTTGGTAAGAGATGAAACCCCTGTCTCAGCAAGTGATGCCTTTGCACTTTGCACAGATTCACTGCCAGTGCCAAAAACAGAAGAACCTGATTGATTATTAGCTGTTGAAGTAGTGGCGGCagcaccaaaagaaaaaatgctaCTCCCTGAACTGGCATTTGCAGCAGACATGCCAACAAAGGGAGAGCTCTTGAGATTGCCAAAGCTGGTCTCTGGCCTCGTCTTGGCTGCTTCTGATTCTACTCCAGAAGTATCTGTTACTGGTGAAGCTGAAGTTAATGGACCAGTGGATCCGAATTTAAAAGTAGGAGTTGCCAAGAATGAAGGTGCTGCTACAGCCGAGGTAGAAAGACTGACACTGCCATTAATGGATGTTAAGGCAGTGGTGGGGGTTGTGGCGCTGCTGTTGCCGCCACTGGTGGAAGTAACAGTGAGTGTAGAGCTATTGGATGAATTCTGActgaaaacattattaaaaacaagagGTGGAACGGGGGAAGAGAATGAAGAAGGGCTTGAAGCAAGAGACCCATTATTTAAGGAAGAATTATTGGCAGTGACATTGGCACCAATACTAGAAGTAGCCATTGGTGATGATGCAGCAGATGGAAGTGCAATTTCTGCTGTCCTAGAAGTGACTCCAGCATCTGAATTATTCTTATTATCAGCTTTATCCAATTCAGGTACTTTTGGTACAGAATTGGTTGCACCAACAGTTAAAAAGCTGCACATGAAGATGCAAAAGAATTCCAAGTCAGGTTCATGAAAGATCATGTACTCAATGTAAGACTACTAGCTCTAAATCTAAGAAGTCAAACGtaagttttgggaaatgatttGTGAAAGCACCGGGCTTGCATGCCCATTAAAAAATGTCGGACCCCACACGAGAATTTTTTCTGGTGGGTCCCACTTTTTTCTTCAAAGGGCTTGCCCTAGGCTTGCACATCTAGGgcttatatctagcattactctataatGTTTTAGACACCAGGCTTTGACTCAGGGAGTAAAATTGGTGAAGAGAAAACTGCATAGAAGGCCTCACAAATCGAAGAAGTAACTAATGCAATCTCCATCCCAAGTTCCAAAGGATATTATAACTCAATCAACGGAATATGTTGTTGATCGAGTTATTTGAGTTGAATGATAGATGGTTTGTGAATGATAGTgtgatatttgagttgagattaaatgagTTAGAAAATGTTTGAGTTAAAACGTTTTAagggattttgggaaaggagaaagaaaaagttgaataaaaatattataaaattaaaatattgttagaataaatttttttaatataattttggttttgggatttgaaaatgttgaattgtttttgtgttttgttttgaagtttaggaaagttgtaataattaaataatgattagataaaaaagttgaatatttgaaattgaaaagtgtttgtatttgtgatgttggatattgaaatgagatgagatgaaaacatctctctatccaaaccaagcctaaAGCAGCAGTGAAAACACTTGCACTACGTAATGCATTTCATACCCCGTAAGCTCCAAAGGATATAAAAACTGAAcaattttttatcttcatataatctaaacaattttttatcagtaaacaaaatttatatactcTAAGCaattatacttataaaaaaaaatatatactctaAGCAATTAATAGCGCAACCTCCTCTTTTTCCCTAAACTTGTAAGTCACGGACCCTATGGGTCTTGAACCCACAAGCTCGCATCAACTCCTTTCTTACCAAGGAGAGAACATGCCTTTGAGTTAAAGCTCAGAGAAAATATTacacatatttttcaatttttaagcaTACAACCATGAACATTCTTGAAATGTTTGCTTGTGAAAGGCAACACAGCTTTGGGGCATGGATCatagtttgaaataaaaaaagctGTCTCAACATCCGGGATGTGTTCAGTATTGGCAACTAACATATAAGACCCAAAGTTAACACTCAAATTAGAACTTTGCATGAATGGAAGTAGTTCTTGAATAATTTCATAACCAACTCATGGTTATACTGGATACGAAACATAAGAGTAGCTTTCAACTCAGAACTTCCAGTGATGACCACTGcctaaaaattgataatttctagacctcaaatttttttaaaaaaaatctcaacacaataaatcgatatagaaattttttaaaaataatcagaGACTGGGCAAAACTGCAAAGGTCTCAATTATATCCCAGAACCATGGTGGCAGATTTTAATTGCATGATCTTtcctttcaaaataaaaaatctatgaaTCCTACTCTATAACTGCTGCATATATAATCATACAAACCAGTATCAAAGCCAAATGAGATCCAACGAAATTATTTTAACCAAGggggatttttttattggcactaggTATCTGGAAACAAAGTCTCGACTAATCCGGGGGGTGGACAGGCCCTTGGCAAAGAGTTTGCCTCATGTGAACCTTGTGTAATTAAAAGAGAGTCCCCCAGTTTGATGGCCCCAAGAGTGTGAATGCGGAGTTTCGGACACAGGAAATTCCCCCAGTCCAATAAACCAAGGGGAATTATCACCATACATTCATAGCCCTACATGGTTATGGTAAAATTCTTAACTAATCAAGGAGACGGCAATCTTGCATTGGTCTCAACAGCActtacaaaaggaaaacaactgATGCTGCCTACTAAAATGggtcaaaaatcaacctcaaggGTCCTTGGGTACTCCAAAAGTAACTAAGAGAGATTTCAACCCATTCCCCTCAGATGTAAGAACTATATCTTTCTACTCTTGAATCTGTGTCCTGAAGAACTTTGAAAAATCCCTACCCATTTTTACCATATGCTCCGGTAATAAGGAATTCCcttctaaaaaaattgaaaaaaatacaaaatcacaCGAACAAGACAAGCGCCCCTCCCCCcttacttaaaaaaatcacaaaaaaaggaGAAACCAGTTTTAGAAAAAACCTTTCACATGGTTAGTACTAACAGATATACATACCTGTTTGAGATTTCTGGTTTTTGACCTGAACAAACACCAAATTTGAGACTAGTGGATTCACTAGCTGAAGACGAGGAAGCAAATATAAACTTCGGACCATTGTCAGCACTTGAAACAGGTAAAAAGCTAACAACTCGGGACGTAGCATTTGGTTCCTTGGATGAAGCAACTTTACCTTCCAAGCCATACATTGGAGGTGCTACATTTAATTGCTCTGGTGACACAGATTTATCAGATGTCAAGGTTGGCTGTGTCACTAGCAGAGAAGGTTGGACAGCCGTGTTAGTAAAAGTGGCATTTGGAAAGGCAAAGCCAGTACTCTTTTCAGCAACTACAGGCCCATCAGAAGAtaccaaattatttttttggttcaatTCAGAACTTGAAGGGGGCTTAAATCCCATCAGAGATGGAGGCTCCTCCAGTGTTACAGCTTTAGCATCGTGAATCTTACTCCCCACCACAGAAACATcaaccttttctctctctttaacAAGTGCTGCCCCATCAGGAGAGTCGTCATCCAGCTCAAAATAATCCTACAAAGCAGATCCATAGCAGTAAAGCTTTTTGATGGTTCATGAAAGTGATGCATTAGAAACCTCTGAAGGGTGTAAAACCGATGGTGCCAAtgtaagaaattatataattttgtattcgTAACCTCATCAATAACCATaagtttgataaaataataagcaTTTGATTCGTATCTGACAGGATGGCAGAAGAAGCCAGTTGACCATACATTTATCAAACAATACTCGACCATACAAAGACCAAAAGATACATGACAAAAAACACATACCTCATGTGCACTCATCTGAAAAGCCTGTTTCTTTTGCAGAGGAAGGGTGACAAAGTTCATCACGGCAGAATTTGTAGTCTTGACACTGGGCAAGGTGTCCTTGTTTGGAGATTTATAATCTATGCAATTCACTACAGAGACCGACCTGTCACAAGGAGCAACAAGCTTCACAAGGGCATTTTCATCTTTGTTTTGCCTTTGAGAAGTGGTGTCTAGAGCATCGGGTAACGACGTGTCTAGTGATACAACCAATTTTCTATTATCTCGTACATTCTCCAAGAATTTAGGTGATTCTACAGTCTCCAGGCTTCTGAGAGCTCTTCCATGCAACATAGATGGCGACAACTTAGTGGGTGAGCTGTCCCTCACAGAAACTACCTTGAGGTAAGATGATTTCTCTTTTGGTGAAACTATCTTTTCAAGTTGCTGCAATATTTTTGAAGCCATCTCACTGGACTTGGTCGGAACAGGGGTAAAACTTGTACCTGGCACACTGTTATCTCCATTTTCTATCGACATCTTTGTCGAGTTCTCCTTAGACTTTTCCAATAAAAGTGGCTTCTGCGTTGAAGATGAAGGATATTGAGCAGCACCAGGAACGACTCCACTATCAGAAACCGGAAAACTCAAGCCTCTTGAAGATAAAAGACTGGGTTTATGACGGATTCTACGTATAGGACCAACAGGTCCTATATCATTATACAAGACTGAACTTCTGCGTTTCAAAGCCTGCAAAGGGAAAAATGACATATTCAGTGATATGATCTTGGTGGTGAACACGATATATAGACCAAGTATCTAATGATCAGTGGGGGTACCCCTTGTCTAGAGCCATAAAGTTTATTCTGCTCCCAAGCAGCTGCAGCCGGAGATGATGATGAAGGCCCATCATAAGCAACAATGGGCCCAACACCCTGGGTAGAGGTTGGATGAACTCTGGAATATGGAGTTCGACCCATGCTGTATATTGTCGATTTCCCTCGAGATCTCGGTGTTGTAAAACCATTTTCTGGATACCCAGCATTACCAGGAGACCGGGGCACAAGTGGCATAATGGACGATTTTGGCGGAAAATGTTGACTGCTTATCATATTGGAATCTTCCCCATATGCTTGATTGCGAATACCAAGCATTGATGGTGATACTTTTGAAGGCCTACTGCCCATGTAAGCTTTTGCAAGCTCTGCAGGTGAAGCAACATCCTCATCAAGGACCTGAAGACATTTTTAGCCACTACATGTGAAAGAAGTGCAAGCCAATAGATGCCTTACTTATTATGAGATAGGGAATCATAAACAAACACCGAAAAGCAATTTTAACTGTGTACACCACATGATCAATCATACAGAGATTATGAGCAGTTTTTCTCACTCTTGAACTAATGACAGGGGTTGAAATGAGGCTACTCCCAATCGTATTTTCTAAAGCTTGAGCTATTGGAAATTCCTCCTTTCTATCATAAGAGATCACTGGCTCTGGTGGAATCACTTCAGACTTTTTCTCGTCATGCCCAATAGGTACATCATCAGTTTTTGAATGCAACAAGGCTGTCAAACGATCAATCTCAGATCTGCAGAGCAATTATCAAAGATGTGACGATTAAAAAAAGGGATGCATCTGCATGACATGAAAGAATATTAACTGCCAAAAAGGGATAATAAAAATCCAATTTTAGACAGCATCAGAATTAGACGAAGCACCAAAGAATTTCTCCATAGTATCTCTCATATTTAGATAAAACGCAAAGGCATATTGCACAAATTGTACAGATGATGATGTGATGTAGATTATTAAGGGTCCAAGGTTACAAAACTACAAATCAGGAAGTATTTTGAGTAAGACACCACTATTAATTTTACAAAGATTACCTGGTAAAGGTCTTCTGCTTTAAAATTTGCTCAAGCTCAGTCAAGCCGCCTCTGTCAGAACTACCACTTGGCTTGTCACCACGATCAGTGGCTCTTTGTTGCATACCAGGAGAATCCTTTACAGGGAAATGCACATACAAGACAGACACATCAACAAGATACACATGGCACATAAAGATACTGTGGAAAAATCAGCCTACTGAAcccaaatatattaaatgtcTAGTTACAGATCAACAATATATTTACTAAATGTCAAGTTGTATACACATTATTCCACTTAAAGAATACAGCCTGCAGGACTAAATGGATCACAGAAGAACAGAAACCAGTCAAGATTGAGACAAACTATAAATAATTCACCAAAAGTAATGAGCCACCCAATCAGAAATTATAATGCATTTGAAATCTACAAACTAACATGAGTGGTACCAAAACCCTTGTAAGTTATCCTTTCTTAAACACGCTGTGATGGAAAACTAACGTTTTCTATCCCACTCCCCCCGGGGAAAAAAATACCAGTCAGAAAAAAATGCTACCCGTTACACCAGCTAAAACAATAAATGGTGATTCATTTTGCAGCAATAGCAACCTTCCAACACTCCTGCCGACAAAACAATAGGATCTCTTCcagagaaaaaacaaatatcagCTACCCATGTAAGCAACAGGTTGGCACCGGAGACACAACGCACTGGAGCCATTCCAAGAAAGGTATCTTCTCTGTTAGTTCATTTTATCAAGCGCTAACGAGCCTTGGAATGACTAAGTTCCCGTGGAAGAGCATATGGAagacgaaagctccttcaaaagcaactttttttgtttggacagcatCCTTGGATAAGATCCTTACTACAAAGAATTTAAGGAAACGACGGGTAACTGTACTGGAttgtgttgtatgtgtaagaagcatggagAATCAGTAGATCATctgcttttacactgtgaggtggccaagttcatgtgggatgattttttctcgAGAATTGGATTGTCTTGGGTCATGCATCTTATATTGGTGGATTTCctagcaagctggagaggactCCATGGCAATTCAAAGGTAGCGGCGATTTGGAGAATGGTCCCAATATGTATTTGTTTGTGCATTTGGATGGAGAGAAATACCAGAAGCTTCAAAGATCAAGAGAGAACTATGAATGAGttaaaagttttctttcttaAGTCATTGTTTTTATAGGCAGGGGCAATTGTTTGCAACGGGCTAAGGGTCCATGACCTTCTActttctattgtaacctctagtTAGGTGTTCCCTATGTATATTTCCTGTATACTTGGactttgcctatttctatgaataaaacttcttgattacctatcaaaaaaatgaaagcaacAGGGTTACCCCACCTAATGTGAACTGTAGATTACCCTTTGTAACACCTCAGTCccacattaattaaaaaaaaaaaaaaaggagatgcTCTTTATTACTATACCTTTTTACTTTGTTCCAAAATGGTAAACTCAGTAACTAATCACACAACcatagtaacaaaaaaaaattagaaaaacagaaaagaagtTTACTTTACAGAAGGTCTCAGAAGAATGAGCCATGTGACCCTTTTTTGGTTGGGggcattttctatttattatataattttttaatcaataaacaAGAACTTTATTGATGAGAGaaggcatagctcaagtacatgggttttataaataattcaggCTCGGTTTggatcaatgtttttaatttcgtaccgtaccggcc contains:
- the LOC108980573 gene encoding nuclear pore complex protein NUP1-like, with protein sequence METTREGNPYDVVSEDGLGTGGKFRKRPFRRTNHTTPYDRPPTALRNPSIAGTANNNSNGWLSRLVDPAQRLITSSAHRIFSSVFRKRLTQPPPPLQQPQTQPSTSEAKQEVRDNHRDARDQHNEAVVTDSPGMQQRATDRGDKPSGSSDRGGLTELEQILKQKTFTRSEIDRLTALLHSKTDDVPIGHDEKKSEVIPPEPVISYDRKEEFPIAQALENTIGSSLISTPVISSRVLDEDVASPAELAKAYMGSRPSKVSPSMLGIRNQAYGEDSNMISSQHFPPKSSIMPLVPRSPGNAGYPENGFTTPRSRGKSTIYSMGRTPYSRVHPTSTQGVGPIVAYDGPSSSSPAAAAWEQNKLYGSRQGALKRRSSVLYNDIGPVGPIRRIRHKPSLLSSRGLSFPVSDSGVVPGAAQYPSSSTQKPLLLEKSKENSTKMSIENGDNSVPGTSFTPVPTKSSEMASKILQQLEKIVSPKEKSSYLKVVSVRDSSPTKLSPSMLHGRALRSLETVESPKFLENVRDNRKLVVSLDTSLPDALDTTSQRQNKDENALVKLVAPCDRSVSVVNCIDYKSPNKDTLPSVKTTNSAVMNFVTLPLQKKQAFQMSAHEDYFELDDDSPDGAALVKEREKVDVSVVGSKIHDAKAVTLEEPPSLMGFKPPSSSELNQKNNLVSSDGPVVAEKSTGFAFPNATFTNTAVQPSLLVTQPTLTSDKSVSPEQLNVAPPMYGLEGKVASSKEPNATSRVVSFLPVSSADNGPKFIFASSSSASESTSLKFGVCSGQKPEISNSFLTVGATNSVPKVPELDKADNKNNSDAGVTSRTAEIALPSAASSPMATSSIGANVTANNSSLNNGSLASSPSSFSSPVPPLVFNNVFSQNSSNSSTLTVTSTSGGNSSATTPTTALTSINGSVSLSTSAVAAPSFLATPTFKFGSTGPLTSASPVTDTSGVESEAAKTRPETSFGNLKSSPFVGMSAANASSGSSIFSFGAAATTSTANNQSGSSVFGTGSESVQSAKASLAETGVSSLTNSMPVQFSSSVPSFGLAGNTAFSSGSSLFSASTTAKLFSSGSASSHEANSSSAIDGSTSSLFGSSWLPTKPPIFGSAINSISASAGSSFSASTASVAATTTPSTGFSFPASTASVPVTTLPSSVFSFPASTASVPATTLPSSVFSFPASTASGAAKSSSTVFPFTAAAAATSPLTGFSFAASTPSASVTGSAPVVFGSSIGASSGPTFSFTSAMAVPSSQPVFGNPNSGFTFNSASSGNNDQMNMEDSMAEDTFQAPTPTVPVFGQPLVSPPQSSFVFGSTTPSAPNNPFQFGAQQSSATSQNQPPFQATNSLGGSFSVGAGGGDKSGRKIIRVNRNKARKK